The Phoenix dactylifera cultivar Barhee BC4 chromosome 15, palm_55x_up_171113_PBpolish2nd_filt_p, whole genome shotgun sequence genome contains a region encoding:
- the LOC103707880 gene encoding agamous-like MADS-box protein AGL66: MGRVKLQIKRIENNTNRQVTFSKRRNGLIKKAYELSVLCDIDIALIMFSPSGRLSHFSGRQRIEDVLGRYINLPEHDRGGIIQNREYLIRTLKKLKCEGDMEAELVNPGAVNSHVEELQQEIHMYQHQLQLSEERLSIFEPDPLGITSMDELESCEKFLMEALRRAGERKKYLLSNHLPPYDPSASSMQMYLPSQQEPMPNSFGSEVVQWVPGTTPNPGNQIFIGSDLLMSLRDPGIYGPISSGTGLPMDPRVGSCHVSNQNDAWHQAYTSTELLSALIPSAPFPLIQHPMALTDLPPMVLPAEQAEAPTSCPHMPGDEHGTCATTYETKPPSVNAG, encoded by the exons ATGGGGCGTGTTAAGCTCCAGATAAAAAGGATAGAGAACAACACCAATCGCCAGGTGACCTTCTCCAAGCGTCGCAATGGGCTCATCAAGAAAGCCTACGAGCTCTCGGTTCTTTGCGACATCGACATCGCCCTCATCATGTTCTCTCCCTCCGGGAGGCTCAGCCATTTCTCCGGCAGGCAGAG GATCGAGGATGTGCTTGGTCGGTACATAAATCTCCCGGAGCATGATAGGGGAGG AATTATCCAAAATCGAGAG TATTTGATCCGGACGTTAAAAAAGCTCAAGTGTGAGGGCGACATGGAAGCTGAATTAGTCAA TCCTGGGGCTGTTAACTCCCACGTGGAG GAACTTCAACAAGAGATCCATATGTATCAGCATCAGCTGCAGCTCTCTGAAGAACGCCTAAG TATTTTCGAGCCAGACCCCCTTGGCATCACTTCTATGGATGAGCTTGAATCATGCGAGAAATTCCTCATGGAGGCCTTAAGGCGTGCAGGAGAGAGAAAG AAGTATTTGCTGAGTAACCATCTGCCTCCGTACGACCCCTCGGCATCCAGCATGCAG ATGTACCTGCCGTCGCAACAAGAACCGATGCCCAATTCGTTCGGGAGCGAGGTGGTGCAGTGGGTCCCAGGAACGACACCCAATCCCGGCAACCAGATCTTCATCGGTTCCGACCTCCTCATGTCCCTCAG GGATCCCGGCATCTACGGCCCAATCTCTTCGGGCACGGGCCTACCGATGGACCCACGTGTGGGGAGCTGCCACGTCAGCAACCAGAACGATGCATGGCATCAAGCATACACGTCAACTGAGCTCCTCTCGGCCCTCATCCCATCTGCCCCCTTCCCTCTCATCCAG CATCCGATGGCACTGACGGACTTGCCACCGATGGTGCTACCGGCTGAGCAAGCAGAGGCCCCGACAAGTTGCCCGCACATGCCAGGAGACGAGCATGGCACGTGCGCTACAACATATGAAACCAAACCACCGTCGGTGAATGCCGGTTGA
- the LOC103707881 gene encoding photosynthetic NDH subunit of lumenal location 4, chloroplastic translates to MRQGKPTAMAISILSVATSNPHLLPPLCKPHKPVAFFAKNAAFPLPSLVSSSSLSSRDSGEEAASSATAGLGSIPVCRRRLFEVGIGLFASFLVDLDAKATRIEYYATVGEPLCDMSFAKSGLGYCDVAVGTGVQPPRGELINIHYTARFADGTVFDSSYKRGRPLTLRIGVGKVLPGLDQGILGGGGVPPMLVGGKRKLLIPPKLGYGPEPVGCFSGDCNIPGNSTLFYDILFVGIYK, encoded by the exons ATGAGGCAAGGGAAGCCAACGGCCATGGCCATCTCCATTCTATCCGTCGCGACCTCGAACCCCCACCTTCTCCCCCCTCTCTGCAAACCCCACAAACCCGTTGCTTTCTTCGCTAAAAACGCCGCATTTCCTCTCCCCTCTCTTGTgtcctcttcttccctctcgagCCGGGACTCAGGGGAGGAGGCGGCCTCCTCGGCCACCGCCGGTCTGGGATCCATCCCTGTGTGCAGGAGGAGGCTGTTCGAAGTGGGAATTGGGCTTTTCGCGTCTTTTTTGGTGGATCTGGATGCCAAGGCGACGAGAATCGAGTACTACGCCACTGTTGGGGAGCCCCTCTGTGACATGAGCTTCGCAAAGTCCGGCCTTGGCTACTGCGACGTCGCAGTCGGGACCGGTGTCCAGCCTCCTCGGGGAGAGCTTATCAAT ATTCATTACACCGCAAGATTTGCTGATGGTACAGTATTTGATAGTAGCTATAAGCGTGGGAGACCACTCACTTTGCGAATAGGTGTGGGCAAG GTCTTACCAGGATTGGATCAGGGGATATTAGGTGGTGGTGGCGTACCTCCAATGCTTGTTG GGGGTAAACGCAAGCTTCTCATACCTCCAAAGTTGGGATATGGTCCTGAACCAGTGGGTTGCTTTTCAG GAGATTGCAACATCCCAGGTAATTCAACACTTTTCTATGACATTCTTTTTGTCGGAATCTACAAGTGA
- the LOC103707882 gene encoding heavy metal-associated isoprenylated plant protein 23-like, protein MGGPLEYFVGLLGGSHKRKKRKQLQTVELKVRMDCEGCELKVKKALSSMKGVQSVDINRKQQKVTVTGYVEQHKVLKKAKSTGKKAEIWPYVPYNLVLHPYAAQAYDKKAPPGYVRNVEAITISSQPYRQEDQLTNLFSDDNPNACSVM, encoded by the exons ATGGGAGGACCTTTAGAATACTTCGTAGGCTTGTTGGGCGGTAGCCACAAGCGCAAGAAGAGGAAGCAGCTCCAGACCGTGGAGCTCAAGGTCAGGATGGATTGCGAGGGCTGTGAGCTTAAAGTTAAAAAAGCACTCTCCTCAATGAAAG GAGTTCAGTCCGTGGACATCAACAGGAAGCAGCAGAAGGTGACTGTGACCGGCTACGTTGAGCAGCACAAAGTCCTGAAGAAGGCCAAGTCCACAGGCAAAAAGGCAGAGATATGGCCTTATGTTCCTTACAACCTGGTCTTGCACCCATATGCTGCTCAGGCCTACGACAAGAAGGCACCTCCTGGCTACGTGAGGAATGTGGAGGCCATCACCATCTCCAGCCAACCATATAGGCAGGAGGACCAGCTCACCAACTTGTTCAGTGACGACAACCCAAATGCCTGCTCAGTTATGTGA